One Argiope bruennichi chromosome 5, qqArgBrue1.1, whole genome shotgun sequence DNA segment encodes these proteins:
- the LOC129969173 gene encoding uncharacterized protein LOC129969173 isoform X2: MEPTNQTEEELMIQKAIELSKLEAKEEEERRRHIEEEYELQNVILATNPQLFSDFLTPDELSEANKFLEPETADYESNDLANGYEEKESSWNYPEPAEKTQKQTMKAEANKFLEPEAAEYNSNDLANGYEEKESLWNYEPVESPQKQIVKAGKKRNKVQSTTHVQDEITTQNAWSDSQKFDCNKQNESILSEQAEYQDIQDNWSQNSACKSYCDKGEENESRFVNEGSDYPSTEMTSTIPEAGDESKMHKGPQSKISKVIDMFGGWGSKNIQNSSLKSSFKEERFDSYDNHSSADNKEIFQDDWEKTKEISELNENVQFSQYSSKHKEVENLSINEKGHPPFDEEESWNNKYSSNDEQQYNNELKHSLYSHVESNIAASSSFWNAATNSSDTDASYLSKKSVPKDDDIMNSIVQDYANLAVKCADTYTKENTSAQRKPSDLFNSVVNLLNEDNLKSDLIDLHHSKVSESENLSDQTAENEIIYALNNAAPTEFSAKAPKENISGSWNDSKIDFPTNSKRNDLNNGLFLPNINDSQDIHNDLESNSADSILPPPIQQEMNFPYQSNPVMSNFMNPNLMMGMNPLMMQQQIMMLNNPFFLQQLHQMEMYYRAMSMPFTSPLIHPMQTPPFNPALNNLMGSCFNGEPNSYMNLVPEQSVESNPSIPPPSHDFENGSQRSMHAIASDAPSVEFENSWLTDLISEGAAHMDSYIPPPTMPVTNPSENPQSAPNVENKVGTHIAEDISQNAYGKGAIPRNSNCDMKGLKQESSVLKYGRTDVNTIAANVNSVNIPKSSVPYAGEASGWGNIVDMPNKSNSSCNDDMDDWADEKVTASKSMIRSSIYASHKQANTRQPVRQPRQDSQWR, from the coding sequence GCATATTGAGGAAGAATACGagcttcaaaatgtaattttagctACAAATCCTCAGCTTTTCTCTGACTTCTTGACTCCTGATGAATTATctgaagcaaataaatttttggaaccTGAAACAGCAGATTATGAGTCTAATGATTTGGCAAATGGTTATGAAGAAAAGGAGTCTTCTTGGAATTACCCAGAACCTGCAGAAAAAACCCAGAAGCAAACTATGAAAGctgaagcaaataaatttttggaaccTGAAGCAGCAGAATATAACTCTAATGATTTGGCAAATGGTTATGAAGAAAAGGAGTCTCTTTGGAATTACGAACCTGTTGAAAGTCCTCAGAAGCAAATTGTGAAAGCTGGCAAGAAACGAAATAAAGTTCAATCAACCACACATGTGCAAGATGAAATAACTACCCAAAATGCATGGTCAGATAGCCAGAAATTTGAttgtaataaacaaaatgaatccATCCTTTCAGAACAAGCAGAATATCAAGACATTCAAGATAACTGGTCACAAAATTCTGCCTGCAAAAGTTATTGTGATAAAGGAGAAGAAAATGAATCTCGATTTGTGAATGAGGGTTCTGATTATCCTTCGACAGAAATGACATCAACTATACCAGAGGCTGGTGATGAAAGCAAAATGCATAAAGGTCCTCAATCCAAAATCTCAAAAGTCATTGATATGTTTGGTGGCTGGGGCTCAAAGAATATCCAGAATTCCAGTCTGAAGTCTTCATTTAAAGAGGAAAGATTTGACTCTTATGATAATCATTCTTCTGCtgataacaaagaaatatttcaagatgATTGGGAAAAAACCAAAGAAATATCCGAGCTtaatgaaaatgtgcaattttCTCAATATTCTTCAAAGCACAAAGAAGTTGAAAAtctttctataaatgaaaaaggtCATCCACCATTTGATGAAGAGGAGTCTTGGAATAACAAATATTCCTCAAATGATGAGCAGCAGTATAACAATGAATTGAAGCATTCATTGTATAGTCATGTAGAAAGCAATATTGCTGCATCATCTTCTTTTTGGAATGCTGCTACAAACTCTTCAGACACGGATGCTTCATACTTGTCTAAGAAGTCTGTTCCTAAAGATGACGACATTATGAACAGTATTGTTCAGGATTATGCTAATCTTGCTGTTAAATGTGCAGATACATATACTAAAGAAAATACTTCTGCCCAAAGAAAACCTTCCGATTTATTTAACAGTGTAGTAAACttattaaatgaagataatttgaaatcagatttaATTGATTTACATCATTCAAAAGTAAGCGAGTCTGAAAATTTATCCGATCAAACAGCTGAAAACGAAATTATATATGCATTGAATAATGCTGCTCCAACTGAATTTTCAGCCAAAgctccaaaagaaaatattagtggATCTTGGAATGATTCTAAAATTGATTTTCCtacaaattctaaaagaaatgacCTTAATAATGGCTTATTTTTACCTAATATTAATGATTCACAAGATATCCATAATGATTTGGAAAGCAATTCTGCAGATTCAATATTACCACCGCCAATTCAACAGGAAATGAATTTTCCATATCAATCTAATCCAGTAATGTCTAACTTTATGAATCCCAATTTGATGATGGGTATGAATCCTTTAATGATGCAACAGCAGATAATGATGCTGAACAATCCTTTCTTCCTTCAACAATTACACCAAATGGAAATGTATTACAGAGCTATGAGCATGCCCTTTACTTCACCTTTAATTCATCCTATGCAAACACCACCTTTTAATCCTGCGTTAAACAATCTCATGGGCAGCTGTTTTAATGGTGAACCTAACAGTTATATGAATTTAGTTCCTGAGCAAAGTGTGGAGAGCAATCCATCAATACCTCCACCATCTCATGATTTTGAAAATGGAAGTCAGAGAAGCATGCACGCAATAGCATCTGATGCCCCAAGTGTTGAATTTGAGAATTCCTGGCTCACCGATCTTATATCAGAAGGTGCTGCACATATGGATTCTTACATTCCTCCTCCTACAATGCCTGTTACTAATCCTTCTGAAAATCCACAATCTGCACCAAATGTAGAGAATAAGGTAGGCACACATATTGCTGAAGATATTTCACAAAATGCGTATGGGAAAGGAGCCATTCCACGAAACTCCAACTGTGATATGAAAGGTCTAAAGCAAGAAAGTTCTGTCTTGAAGTATGGCAGAACAGATGTTAATACTATTGCAGCAAATGTTAACTCTGTTAATATTCCCAAATCATCAGTACCATATGCAGGTGAAGCTTCAGGATGGGGCAACATTGTTGATATGCCTAACAAGAGTAACAGTTCCTGCAATGATGATATGGATGATTGGGCAGATGAAAAAGTGACCGCTTCTAAGTCAATGATCAGATCATCGATTTATGCTTCACACAAGCAAGCCAATACTCGTCAGCCAGTTCGTCAACCACGACAGGACTCCCAGTGgcgataa